A genome region from Littorina saxatilis isolate snail1 linkage group LG16, US_GU_Lsax_2.0, whole genome shotgun sequence includes the following:
- the LOC138950851 gene encoding ketohexokinase-like: MASAEDENQGTQTKVLCVGLVCLDIVKVVTHFPVEDTDQRCEDCLWRRGGNASNTSTVLSLLGARPEYLGTLARGPYLQFVQSDFEEHGIVSDHCPVLTQGACPVSLIILNQASGSRTILHTNKNLQELSLDDFQKLSLSSGQYSWIHFEGRPNVEEIRKMLLHVEEHNSSCEESSKVITSLEVEKVDRVAQLRGLMRHVDYVFVSKEAATSLGYTDQQTAVEGLVSNCRDSAAVICPWGEKGASAKRKGSPAVTSPAFPPEVVMDTIGAGDTFNAATIFALNSGKDLGESVTFGCKVAGAKCGMMGNAGLRGMTF, from the exons ATGGCATCAGCGGAGGATGAAAACCAGGGAACACAGACCAAAGTGCTGTGTGTTGGACTGGTGTGTCTGGACATTGTCAAGGTGGTCACTCACTTTCCTGTTGAAGACACTGACCAAAG ATGTGAGGACTGCTTGTGGAGGAGGGGAGGGAATGCGTCAAACACATCCACAGTTCTCTCCCTTCTTGGTGCCAGGCCAGAATACCTTGGAACACTAGCAAGAGGTCCCTATTTGCA GTTTGTGCAGAGTGACTTTGAGGAGCATGGCATTGTGTCTGACCACTGTCCAGTCCTGACCCAGGGTGCCTGTCCCGTGTCCCTCATCATTCTCAACCAGGCGTCCGGCTCTCGCACCATCCTTCACACCAACAA AAACTTGCAAGAGCTGTCCCTTGACGATTTCCAAAAGCTGTCATTATCCAGTGGTCAGTACTCATGGATTCATTTTGAG GGTCGACCAAATGTTGAGGAGATCAGGAAAATGCTGTTGCATGTGGAAGAACACAACTCTTCTTGCGAGGAATCCAGCAAAGTTATTACTTCCCTTGAAGTTGAAAAAGTTGACCGAGTTGCTCAACTAA GAGGCCTGATGCGACACGTGGACTATGTGTTCGTGAGCAAGGAGGCTGCCACCAGTCTGGGTTACACGGATCAACAGACGGCCGTAGAGGGCTTAGTATCTAACTGCAGAGACAG TGCAGCAGTTATCTGCCCATGGGGAGAGAAAGGGGCATCAGCCAAGAGAAAAGGATCACCAGCAGTAACTTCCCCTGCCTTTCCGCCTGAAGTGGTTATGGATACTATTGGAGCAGGTGACACTTTCAACGCAGCCACCATTTTTGCTTTGAATTCTGGGAAAGACCTGGGGGAATCAGTGACGTTTGGCTGTAAGGTCGCCGGCGCCAAGTGTGGCATGATGGGTAATGCTGGTCTCCGCGGAATGACGTTTTGA